One Solea senegalensis isolate Sse05_10M linkage group LG3, IFAPA_SoseM_1, whole genome shotgun sequence genomic window carries:
- the aco1 gene encoding cytoplasmic aconitate hydratase — MSTTVSNPFQHIVEPLNPEDPKQQFYNLSKLGDSRYERLPFSIRVLLESAVRNCDEFLVKSSDVERILSWKETQTQSVEVPFRPARVILQDFTGVPAVVDFAAMRDAVMKLGGDPEKINPVCPADLVIDHSIQVDFNRKSDSLQKNQDLEFDRNRERFQFLKWGSKAFRNMRIIPPGSGIVHQVNLEYLARVVFNHEGFFYPDSLVGTDSHTTMIDGLGVLGWGVGGIEAEAVMLGQPISMVLPEVVGYKLHGTPDKFITSTDIVLTVTKHLRQVGVVGKFVEFFGPGVAQLSIADRATIANMCPEYGATAAFFPVDDISIQYLVQTGRDAEKLDYITKYLKAVAMFRDYNDVSQDPDFTQVVELDLSTVVPCCSGPKRPQDRIPVSDMKTDFETCLGAKQGFKGFQMPAERHSAAVPFQFNGNEYTLSHGSVVIAAITSCTNTSNPSVMLGAGLLAKKAIECGLSVNPYIKTSLSPGSGVVTYYLKESGVMDYLSQLGFEVVGYGCMTCIGNSGPLPDSVVDAITQGDLVAAGILSGNRNFEGRVHPNTRANYLASPPLVIAYAIAGTVRIDFESEPIGTTSEGKEIFLRDIWPTREEIQAVERTFVIPTMFKEVYEKIEKVNERWNSLNAPSDKLYTWDPQSTYIKSPPFFSGLTMELQPPESINDAYVLLNFGDSVTTDHISPAGNIARNSAAARYLTSRGLTPRDYNSYGSRRGNDAIMSRGTFANIRLFNKFLNKQAPQTIHLPTGDTLDVFDAAERYQQSAVPLLVLAGKEYGSGSSRDWAAKGPFLLGIKAVLAESYERIHRSNLVGMGVIPLEYLPGDTADSLGLTGRERYTVVIPQQLTPRMLVDVKLDTGKTFQVRMRFDTDVELTYFHHGGILNYMIRKMSAN, encoded by the exons atgtCTACCACTGTAAGCAATCCCTTTCAACATATTGTTGAGCCCCTGAACCCCGAGGACCCAAAGCAGCAGTTTTATAATCTTTCCAAACTTGGAGACAGCAGATATG AGCGTCTACCGTTCTCCATCCGTGTCCTCCTGGAGTCTGCAGTTCGCAACTGTGATGAGTTTCTGGTTAAGAGCTCAGATGTGGAACGCATCCTCAGCTGGAAGGAGACCCAGACTCAAAGTGTGGAGGTGCCATTTAGACCGGCCCGTGTCATCCTGCAGGACTTCAC TGGCGTCCCTGCTGTGGTGGATTTTGCCGCTATGCGTGACGCAGTGATGAAACTGGGCGGCGACCCAGAGAAGATCAATCCAGTCTGCCCTGCTGACCTCGTCATCGATCACTCTATCCAAGTGGACTTTAACAGAAA GTCTGATAGCCTCCAGAAAAACCAAGATTTGGAGTTTGACCGCAACAGGGAGAGATTCCAGTTCTTGAAG TGGGGCTCTAAAGCCTTTAGGAACATGCGAATCATTCCTCCTGGCTCAGGAATCGTTCACCAAGTCAACCTGGAGTACCTGGCCCGAGTGGTGTTCAACCATGAAGGGTTCTTCTACCCCGACAGCCTGGTGGGCACAGACTCCCACACGACCATGATTGACGGCCTGGGTGTCCTCGGCTGGG GTGTGGGTGGAATAGAGGCAGAGGCGGTGATGCTGGGTCAGCCAATAAGCATGGTCCTGCCCGAGGTGGTGGGATACAAGCTGCATGGGACCCCAGATAAATTCATTACATCCACTGACATTGTCCTCACTGTTACCAAG CATCTCCGCCAGGTCGGCGTCGTGGGGAAGTTTGTGGAGTTCTTCGGCCCCGGTGTGGCTCAGCTGTCCATCGCCGACCGAGCCACCATCGCCAACATGTGTCCAGAGTACGGAGCCACAGCGGCGTTCTTCCCTGTGGACGACATCAGCATTCAGTACCTCGTACAGACAG GGCGAGACGCAGAAAAGCTGGACTACATTACAAAGTACCTGAAGGCAGTGGCCATGTTCAGAGACTACAACGATGTCTCTCAGGATCCAGATTTTACTCAG GTGGTGGAGTTGGATCTCAGTACTGTGGTTCCCTGCTGCAGTGGTCCCAAAAGGCCGCAGGACAGAATCCCAGTTTCTGACATGAAGACAGACTTTGAGACCTGTTTGGGAGCAAAG CAAGGCTTTAAGGGTTTCCAGATGCCGGCCGAGCGCCACAGCGCTGCCGTCCCCTTCCAGTTCAATGGAAACGAGTACACTCTGAGCCACGGCTCCGTGGTCATCGCTGCCATCACCAGCTGCACCAACACCAGTAACCCCTCTGTCATGCTGGGAGCCG gGCTTCTTGCTAAAAAGGCAATAGAGTGTGGTTTGAGTGTGAACCCGTACATTAAGACCAGCCTGTCACCGGGCAGTGGAGTGGTCACCTACTACCTGAAGGAGAGCGGTGTTATGGACTACCTGTCTCAGCTGGG CTTTGAGGTCGTCGGCTATGGTTGTATGACGTGTATCGGCAACAGTGGGCCGCTGCCGGACTCTGTGGTGGACGCCATCACACAG GGAGATCTGGTTGCTGCAGGAATCCTGTCGGGAAACAGAAACTTTGAAGGGCGAGTCCATCCCAACACCAGAGCCAACTACCTGGCTTCTCCTCCACTCGTCATTGCTTACGCCATCGCGGGGACTGTGAGGATAGACTTCGAGAGTGAGCCCATCG GCACCACCTCTGAAGGCAAAGAGATCTTCCTGAGAGACATCTGGCCCACGCGAGAGGAGATCCAGGCTGTGGAGAGGACGTTCGTCATTCCAACGATGTTCAAAGAAGTCTACGAGAAGATTGAG AAAGTGAATGAACGCTGGAACTCTCTGAACGCTCCCTCCGACAAACTCTACACCTGGGACCCTCAGTCCACTTATATCAAGTCTCCTCCGTTCTTCAGCGGTTTG ACGATGGAGCTGCAGCCTCCAGAGTCCATAAACGACGCCTACGTGCTGCTCAACTTCGGAGACTCCGTCACCACCGACCACATTTCGCCCGCGGGGAACATAGCCAGGAACAGCGCTGCAGCGCGAtacctgaccagcagggg TCTGACTCCTCGAGACTACAACTCGTACGGCTCACGCCGAGGCAACGACGCCATCATGTCTCGAGGGACGTTCGCAAACATCCGCCTTTTTAACAAGTTCCTCAACAAGCAGGCGCCACAAACCATTCACCTGCCGACAGGAGACACG TTGGACGTGTTCGATGCCGCAGAGCGGTACCAGCAGTCCGCTGTTCCTCTGCTGGTTCTGGCAGGGAAGGAGTACGGCTCGGGCAGCTCCAGAGACTGGGCAGCAAAAGGACCTTTCCTACTG GGCATCAAGGCCGTGCTGGCAGAGAGCTACGAGCGGATCCACCGCAGTAACCTGGTCGGGATGGGAGTGATTCCTCTGGAGTATCTGCCCGGAGACACGGCCGACAGTCTGGGTCTGACCGGCAGAGAGCGCTACAC